One Alteromonas sp. KC3 DNA segment encodes these proteins:
- a CDS encoding NCS2 family permease, giving the protein MSNNLIERLFKLQSHGTTIKTEVIAGLTTFAAMSYILVVNPGILGLSGMPVEGLITVTALAACLGTLLMALMTNYPIALAPGMGLNAFFAFTICLGREIPWEAALGIVFWNGILFLILSLTGVRTKIAESIPPSLKVGVQCGIGLFIAFIGLKNAGLIVDNPATFVQLGDLSEPAVLLALLGIIFTIVLMVKRVTGAILISIVTLTIIGAFIPTENGTLTATPDAIVGMPESVSSTFMAMDFWYPIDHLAETWDLIFALMFVNMFDTIGTLIGVSRKANLLNEEGKLPKIGPAMTADAAASVVGAAVGTSPVTSYVESATGVSAGGRTGLTAIVVSVCFLLSLFLTPLMKVIPLMATTPALLMVGILMMESIRQVDFDDLGALATASVALIAMPLTFSISEGIALGFITYVGIKVGTGKFKEVTPLTYALALVFLLRYILDLK; this is encoded by the coding sequence ATGTCCAACAACCTTATTGAACGGCTCTTCAAACTACAAAGCCATGGTACAACGATCAAGACCGAAGTGATTGCCGGCCTTACTACATTCGCGGCCATGTCTTATATTCTCGTCGTTAATCCAGGAATATTAGGGTTAAGCGGTATGCCCGTTGAGGGGCTAATTACGGTCACTGCACTTGCTGCGTGTTTAGGCACATTGCTAATGGCGCTTATGACAAATTACCCTATCGCACTTGCCCCTGGGATGGGTCTCAATGCCTTTTTTGCCTTTACCATTTGCCTTGGACGAGAAATTCCTTGGGAAGCGGCGTTAGGCATTGTGTTTTGGAATGGTATTCTTTTTCTCATTTTGTCATTAACTGGTGTACGAACCAAGATAGCTGAATCTATTCCTCCCTCGCTAAAAGTAGGTGTGCAATGTGGGATAGGATTATTTATTGCATTTATAGGCCTTAAAAATGCAGGACTAATTGTTGATAACCCTGCCACCTTTGTTCAACTTGGCGATCTATCGGAACCCGCGGTGTTGCTCGCGCTATTAGGCATTATCTTTACCATTGTATTAATGGTAAAGCGTGTGACTGGTGCCATTTTGATTTCTATTGTTACGCTTACGATTATCGGGGCTTTTATCCCTACAGAAAATGGGACGCTTACTGCTACTCCCGATGCTATTGTAGGTATGCCCGAGTCAGTTTCATCAACCTTCATGGCAATGGATTTTTGGTATCCAATTGATCATTTGGCCGAAACGTGGGACCTCATTTTTGCTCTAATGTTTGTGAACATGTTCGATACTATCGGCACGCTTATTGGTGTTTCTCGTAAAGCAAACCTGCTTAACGAAGAAGGAAAACTTCCTAAAATAGGCCCTGCAATGACAGCTGATGCCGCTGCCAGCGTGGTGGGTGCAGCTGTGGGAACATCGCCAGTAACAAGCTATGTAGAGTCTGCAACGGGTGTCTCTGCTGGCGGCCGCACGGGCCTTACGGCAATTGTTGTTTCCGTTTGTTTTTTATTGTCGTTATTTCTTACGCCGCTAATGAAGGTTATTCCCCTAATGGCGACAACGCCCGCTCTACTAATGGTGGGTATTTTAATGATGGAATCGATTCGCCAAGTTGATTTTGACGACTTAGGCGCGCTTGCGACGGCATCTGTTGCACTGATTGCAATGCCATTAACGTTTAGTATTAGTGAAGGAATAGCACTGGGCTTTATCACTTATGTAGGCATAAAAGTTGGCACAGGAAAATTTAAAGAAGTTACACCTTTAACATACGCCTTGGCGCTAGTGTTCTTACTTCGCTACATACTCGATTTAAAATAA
- the puuE gene encoding allantoinase PuuE: MSQANYPRDLIGYGQHIPHAKWPNDAKIAVQFVLNYEEGGENCVLHGDEASEVFLSEIINAQAYKDRHLSMESIYEYGSRAGFWRLHKLLNKFDIPVTVFGVTMAMQRHPEAVKAMIDSGWEIASHAMRWVHYQDMDEAQERKQIDEAIILHEQLTGSKPVGWYTGRTSPNTLKLIAERGDILYCADSYADDLPYYDCHYSKPLLMVPYTLDTNDMRFATPQGFNSGEQFFTYLKDAFDVLYEEGDTSPKMLSIGLHNRIIGRPARIAALKRFIEYVKSHDKVWLATREDIARHWLSTHPIADSDNMSV; the protein is encoded by the coding sequence ATGTCACAGGCTAACTATCCAAGAGATCTTATAGGTTATGGTCAACATATACCGCATGCTAAATGGCCTAATGATGCAAAAATTGCGGTGCAATTTGTTTTAAACTACGAAGAGGGTGGTGAGAACTGTGTATTGCATGGTGATGAAGCCTCTGAGGTGTTTCTTTCTGAAATAATCAATGCACAAGCATACAAAGATAGGCACTTAAGCATGGAGTCTATCTATGAATATGGCAGCAGAGCTGGATTTTGGCGTTTACATAAACTGCTTAACAAATTCGACATTCCCGTTACCGTTTTTGGCGTGACCATGGCAATGCAACGTCACCCTGAAGCGGTAAAAGCAATGATTGATTCAGGCTGGGAAATTGCCAGTCACGCCATGCGTTGGGTGCACTACCAAGACATGGATGAAGCACAAGAGCGCAAACAAATTGATGAAGCGATTATACTGCACGAACAACTCACTGGCAGTAAGCCTGTAGGGTGGTATACGGGGAGAACCAGCCCGAATACGTTAAAGTTAATTGCCGAGCGGGGCGACATACTTTACTGCGCTGATTCTTATGCAGATGACTTGCCTTACTACGATTGCCACTACAGCAAGCCGCTACTGATGGTACCTTACACTCTAGATACTAACGATATGCGTTTTGCGACGCCACAAGGGTTCAACAGTGGTGAGCAATTCTTTACTTATTTGAAAGATGCGTTTGATGTGCTGTATGAGGAAGGGGACACTTCACCTAAAATGTTGTCGATAGGTCTACATAATCGAATTATTGGTCGACCTGCTAGAATAGCGGCATTGAAGCGTTTTATTGAGTATGTAAAGTCTCACGATAAAGTATGGCTTGCAACACGAGAAGATATTGCCCGCCACTGGTTGAGTACTCATCCTATAGCCGATAGTGACAATATGTCGGTTTAG
- the xdhB gene encoding xanthine dehydrogenase molybdopterin binding subunit produces MRKLIDTANTTTEDNAVVHVSSKHESAVRQVQGSANYVDDIVEPQGTLYAAVGLSSCAKGLISSLNLDDVRASEGVVDVVTIDDVPGHKDIGPVFEGDPLLANKEIKFFGQPVFAVLATSVQLARQAATKGQINVVESSPILNANVAHQQQTFVRPTHRFGQNSTQVQPTLDNSTNSEEGSLRIGGQEHMYLEGQVSLAIPDEEDRMKIYTSSQHPSEVQKLVAEVLNVKLHRVMVDMRRMGGGFGGKETQAAQWACIAALLASRNKCAVKLRLPRFTDMHVTGKRHPFENHFEVAFDSTGKIEATRMEINGICGHSPDLSDAIVDRAMFHADNGYFLGVSDIVGHRLQTNMVSHTAYRGFGGPQGMIMAEAMMDKVARALGVDPLSVRKRNLYGPSTGTTTPYGMEVEHNLLPEMIDELETNAQYWQRREAITQFNRTSPIIKKGLALTPVKFGISFTAKHLNQAGALVHIYTDGSIQVNHGGTEMGQGLHTKIGQIAANEFGVGLDMIEVTSTRTDKVPNTSPTAASSGTDLNGKAVQNACLILKERLASCFAQSVGQPENAHSVVFVDGQLVLGEHCIAFSDLVQTAYFERVSLSASGFYKTPKLQYNRDTGEGRPFFYFAYGVSMSEVSIDTLTGEYTVDKVDIIHDVGKSLNPAIDIGQIEGAFIQGMGWLTTEDLKWNKDGKLISENMATYKIPAIGDTPPHFNVSLFGRKNEEDSIYHSKAVGEPPFMLAISVWCALKDAISSLSGYTQDPQLDTPATPERILDALGKVQSLQCSEGVRKAR; encoded by the coding sequence ATGCGTAAGTTAATCGATACTGCAAATACAACAACTGAAGATAACGCGGTTGTACATGTATCATCAAAACATGAAAGTGCTGTTCGACAAGTACAAGGCAGCGCAAACTATGTTGACGATATCGTTGAACCCCAAGGTACGCTTTACGCGGCAGTGGGATTAAGTAGCTGTGCGAAAGGGCTGATATCATCACTAAATTTGGACGATGTTCGCGCCAGTGAAGGTGTAGTAGATGTTGTAACCATCGATGACGTGCCGGGTCACAAGGATATTGGCCCTGTGTTTGAGGGCGACCCGTTACTTGCCAATAAAGAAATCAAATTTTTTGGCCAGCCCGTTTTTGCTGTACTTGCCACATCGGTTCAGTTAGCGCGACAAGCCGCTACGAAGGGTCAAATAAATGTGGTGGAAAGCTCGCCTATTCTTAATGCTAATGTCGCTCACCAGCAGCAAACGTTTGTGCGCCCTACTCACCGTTTTGGTCAAAACAGTACGCAGGTACAACCAACACTAGACAATTCGACTAATTCTGAAGAAGGCTCTCTTCGTATTGGTGGCCAAGAACATATGTACCTGGAAGGTCAGGTCAGCCTTGCCATTCCTGATGAAGAAGATCGTATGAAAATATACACTTCTAGCCAGCACCCCAGTGAGGTTCAAAAACTGGTGGCTGAAGTACTCAACGTGAAACTGCATCGCGTTATGGTTGATATGCGACGAATGGGCGGGGGTTTTGGCGGCAAAGAAACCCAAGCAGCACAATGGGCTTGTATTGCGGCACTCCTTGCATCACGAAACAAATGTGCCGTGAAACTGCGTCTTCCTCGTTTTACTGACATGCATGTCACAGGTAAACGGCACCCTTTTGAAAACCACTTTGAAGTTGCGTTTGATAGTACTGGCAAGATTGAAGCGACACGCATGGAGATTAACGGTATTTGTGGCCACTCGCCTGATCTTTCTGATGCCATTGTCGATAGAGCGATGTTTCATGCCGATAACGGTTATTTTTTAGGTGTTAGCGACATTGTTGGTCACCGGCTACAGACCAATATGGTATCGCACACCGCCTATCGAGGCTTTGGCGGCCCACAGGGCATGATAATGGCAGAAGCCATGATGGATAAAGTAGCACGTGCGTTAGGTGTTGACCCCCTATCAGTGAGAAAGCGCAACCTGTACGGACCAAGCACAGGTACCACGACACCTTATGGCATGGAAGTAGAGCACAACTTACTGCCTGAAATGATCGACGAACTCGAAACTAACGCGCAGTACTGGCAGCGCCGTGAGGCAATTACTCAGTTCAATCGTACGAGCCCCATCATTAAGAAAGGATTGGCGTTAACGCCTGTTAAATTTGGAATTTCGTTCACGGCAAAACACCTAAACCAAGCAGGTGCACTTGTTCATATTTATACTGATGGCAGTATTCAGGTAAACCACGGTGGTACTGAAATGGGTCAGGGACTACATACCAAAATTGGCCAAATTGCGGCGAACGAGTTTGGTGTGGGCCTTGATATGATTGAAGTGACATCCACCCGTACTGATAAAGTACCCAATACGTCACCCACAGCGGCATCAAGTGGTACGGATCTTAATGGTAAAGCGGTACAAAATGCGTGTTTGATACTAAAAGAGCGTCTTGCATCATGCTTCGCTCAATCAGTTGGCCAGCCTGAAAATGCCCATAGCGTAGTATTTGTCGATGGACAATTAGTACTAGGAGAGCACTGTATCGCATTTTCAGATTTAGTACAGACTGCCTATTTTGAACGCGTATCGCTTTCTGCAAGTGGTTTCTATAAAACGCCAAAACTTCAATATAACCGCGATACTGGCGAAGGGCGTCCTTTCTTTTATTTCGCTTACGGTGTTTCAATGAGCGAAGTCTCAATTGATACCCTAACAGGAGAATACACCGTCGATAAAGTCGACATTATTCATGACGTTGGAAAAAGTCTAAACCCTGCCATTGATATTGGCCAAATTGAAGGCGCGTTTATTCAAGGCATGGGATGGTTAACCACCGAGGACCTGAAGTGGAACAAAGACGGCAAATTAATTAGTGAAAACATGGCGACCTATAAGATCCCTGCCATTGGCGATACACCACCGCATTTTAATGTGTCTCTTTTTGGGCGAAAAAATGAGGAAGACAGTATTTATCACTCTAAAGCCGTGGGTGAGCCGCCATTTATGTTAGCAATTTCTGTGTGGTGCGCGTTAAAAGATGCCATATCAAGTTTGTCGGGATACACACAAGACCCCCAGCTTGATACGCCAGCCACACCAGAGCGGATACTCGACGCTCTTGGCAAGGTGCAAAGTTTGCAATGTAGCGAAGGGGTGAGAAAAGCGCGATGA
- a CDS encoding Hpt domain-containing protein: protein MNPDTLASQYTNSELWNRSAALGRLAGNETLLNRIADMFIAQIGQKQSQLQSAIDAEDAEAIRFESHSIKGVSGDVGADAVRQKSAEMEQLAKLGVLEDMPEHMLQLSVLIRATTMLMEKK from the coding sequence GTGAACCCAGATACGCTAGCCAGTCAATACACCAACAGCGAGTTATGGAATCGCAGCGCTGCCCTAGGGCGACTAGCAGGCAATGAAACCTTATTGAATCGAATAGCCGATATGTTTATTGCGCAAATTGGGCAAAAGCAAAGTCAGCTTCAATCGGCTATAGACGCCGAAGATGCAGAAGCAATAAGGTTTGAGAGCCACTCGATTAAGGGCGTCTCTGGCGATGTTGGCGCAGATGCTGTAAGACAGAAGTCAGCGGAAATGGAGCAATTAGCTAAGCTAGGCGTGTTAGAAGATATGCCCGAGCACATGTTGCAACTTTCTGTGTTAATTCGCGCAACAACAATGTTAATGGAAAAAAAATAA
- the xdhA gene encoding xanthine dehydrogenase small subunit — MIRFLINQDIVEIDEARADLTLLQYIREYRKNTGTKEGCAAGDCGACTVVLVEPSNDASTPLHYRTVNSCITLMSAAHGKQLLLVEHLSSGDTLHPVQQALVDHHGSQCGFCTPGFIMSMFALYHTNSKPNRDDVLNALSGNLCRCTGYRPIIDATLKVCEQQANDQFSQREAETLTRLTALKADNLGTTNIIMPTTRESLKSAISQYPSAQLVAGSTDLSLQFTQQLKNVSTLISLSHIESLKQCTTTERSLLIGAALPINDVAPLLLRHFPQAAELITRFASLPIRNQATIGGNVANASPIGDMPPLLLALQAILHIDNGENIRTVPINTFFEGYRKTKLAYGEWISAIEIPLLEDRQQVAAYKISKRFEDDISAVCAVFKLTLEEGKIVTVTSGFGGVAATPVQCNELQNALAGKQFSSHETMSIGKQILFDAFTPIDDVRASAQYRKTVLANLWHRFWLENQTQNNIETRVVQHA, encoded by the coding sequence ATGATTCGCTTTCTTATTAATCAAGATATCGTTGAAATAGATGAAGCGAGGGCCGATCTCACTCTTCTGCAATACATTCGCGAGTATAGAAAAAACACTGGTACTAAAGAAGGGTGCGCTGCTGGCGATTGCGGAGCATGCACTGTAGTGTTGGTTGAGCCATCAAATGACGCGTCAACGCCCTTACACTATCGTACGGTAAATAGCTGTATCACGCTAATGAGCGCGGCCCATGGAAAACAGCTTTTATTAGTAGAACACTTAAGTTCAGGCGACACATTGCATCCCGTTCAACAAGCATTGGTTGATCATCATGGTTCACAGTGTGGTTTCTGTACGCCGGGCTTTATAATGTCTATGTTTGCCCTTTATCACACCAACAGTAAACCTAACCGAGACGACGTCTTAAACGCACTTTCTGGTAACCTTTGTCGCTGCACAGGCTACCGCCCCATTATTGACGCCACGCTTAAGGTGTGTGAACAACAGGCGAATGACCAATTTAGTCAGCGCGAGGCTGAAACACTAACTCGCCTGACCGCTTTAAAAGCGGACAATCTAGGTACGACTAATATCATCATGCCCACCACGCGCGAATCGCTAAAAAGCGCTATATCTCAATACCCTAGTGCACAACTCGTCGCAGGCAGTACTGATTTAAGTTTGCAATTTACTCAACAGTTAAAGAACGTTAGTACCTTAATTAGCTTGTCACACATTGAATCCCTAAAACAATGCACCACAACAGAGCGCTCTCTTCTAATTGGTGCAGCCTTGCCTATCAATGATGTGGCACCTTTGCTATTGCGACATTTCCCACAAGCTGCTGAGTTGATCACACGCTTTGCTTCTTTGCCCATTCGAAATCAAGCCACTATAGGTGGGAATGTGGCAAACGCATCGCCAATAGGTGACATGCCGCCTCTGCTACTCGCATTACAGGCAATATTGCATATTGATAATGGCGAGAACATTCGCACAGTGCCCATTAACACCTTCTTTGAAGGCTACAGAAAAACAAAACTTGCTTATGGCGAATGGATTTCAGCTATTGAAATACCACTGTTGGAAGATAGGCAACAAGTCGCAGCATATAAAATATCTAAGCGCTTTGAAGATGATATTTCTGCAGTTTGCGCAGTATTCAAGCTCACACTTGAAGAAGGCAAGATTGTCACAGTAACGAGTGGATTCGGTGGTGTTGCCGCAACGCCTGTTCAATGTAATGAATTACAAAATGCGTTAGCGGGCAAACAGTTTTCGAGTCATGAAACCATGAGCATAGGTAAGCAAATTCTTTTTGATGCTTTCACTCCTATCGACGACGTACGGGCAAGCGCACAGTATCGTAAGACGGTTTTGGCGAACCTTTGGCATCGCTTCTGGCTAGAAAATCAAACGCAAAACAACATTGAGACTCGGGTGGTGCAGCATGCGTAA
- a CDS encoding TetR/AcrR family transcriptional regulator: protein MIKVKSADAGVGAMNRRKILQAAEKCFAQFGFKGTAVQKIADEAGLPKTNVLYYFKTKQELYVAVLEETLSLWNSHFDKATVQDDPATVLATYIAEKMEVSRTHPLASKIFAMEIINGAQNLSGYFDEEHALWMKGRLELIEAWVEAGKLPPVEGEYLLYTIWASTQHYADFSAQITRLRGKKMTKADFEQATKQVVKLVLGGCGLSVPVEYRD from the coding sequence ATGATAAAGGTAAAAAGCGCCGATGCTGGTGTGGGCGCTATGAATAGAAGAAAAATACTTCAGGCCGCGGAAAAGTGTTTTGCGCAGTTTGGCTTCAAGGGTACTGCGGTACAAAAAATTGCAGATGAAGCTGGCTTGCCAAAAACCAATGTTTTGTATTACTTCAAAACTAAGCAAGAGCTTTATGTGGCAGTACTCGAAGAAACCCTTTCACTGTGGAACTCTCACTTCGATAAAGCAACAGTACAAGACGATCCCGCAACGGTGCTTGCGACCTACATTGCCGAGAAAATGGAAGTCTCCAGAACGCATCCATTGGCATCAAAAATTTTCGCCATGGAGATTATAAACGGCGCTCAGAATTTAAGCGGTTACTTTGATGAAGAGCACGCTCTCTGGATGAAAGGGCGTCTTGAGCTTATTGAGGCGTGGGTTGAAGCGGGCAAGTTGCCCCCAGTGGAAGGTGAATATTTACTTTATACTATTTGGGCAAGTACGCAGCACTATGCTGACTTTTCAGCGCAAATTACTCGTCTACGTGGTAAGAAAATGACAAAAGCTGATTTCGAACAAGCGACTAAGCAAGTGGTAAAACTTGTGCTTGGCGGGTGCGGTTTATCAGTGCCTGTAGAGTATAGGGACTAA
- a CDS encoding DUF3862 domain-containing protein has product MKSKIIAIMFGALALTACSKLTKDNYDKLEMGMTQEEVEAVLGTADNCGKTMGTLACTWGDEEAKHIKIVFMGDKAVTFNYDGLE; this is encoded by the coding sequence ATGAAATCTAAAATTATTGCCATTATGTTTGGCGCACTTGCACTTACTGCTTGCTCTAAGTTGACCAAAGATAACTACGACAAGCTTGAAATGGGTATGACTCAAGAAGAAGTGGAAGCCGTATTAGGTACTGCAGATAACTGTGGCAAGACGATGGGAACGTTGGCGTGTACATGGGGCGATGAAGAAGCCAAGCACATCAAGATAGTGTTTATGGGCGATAAAGCCGTAACATTTAATTATGATGGCCTAGAGTAG
- a CDS encoding EAL domain-containing response regulator, whose amino-acid sequence MEQENQTVVIIDDEPSTLLLLEHAVSAIANTITCLNSSQAFDIIVAQQPALIILDINMPELSGFELCERVKARHTTAHIPVIFVTSNSDASNERRALTLGAIDFISKPIDIELCRLRVNNHLLMSRQKRMLANVNQALETEKQQLAVTLRSIADGVISTDENGLITFINPVAERLTGYLEKEALGKPINNVMNLRDVQTSEAMLNPALYALEVKRPVAMAYNTTLMSRHGDVFRVEDTASPIIDDKGKLLGAVIVFQDVSEAVEMAVRMTHITNHDQLTGLPNRVLLHDRIVQAISRSKVLQQSIALLIIDIDNFKYLNDSLGHKVGDTVIQSIAERLASIVGNNATLARVGGDEFACLLSDIGSGLSADSIAMACLQAGRVPIDLNGKLHQLSLSIGISLFPQDASNAEEMMRHADTAMYRSKTKGKDAFSFFSKDLQLAMHRRVELEILLRNAIEKNQLAIFLQPKYSFADRSVVGAESLVRLYDENGKVIGPDEFIPLAEETGLIHQLGYQVLQKSCVLVAECHKRGQALKLAVNVAAKQLANPSFAKEVEQIITATGIDASLIELEVTESALMHDFEQTKDMLNALANLGVSIALDDFGTGYSSLSYLRQFPLDVLKIDRSFVIDMDQEQQAFDIVSAIVQLALSLDLKIVAEGIENEAQFEALEKLGCHLGQGYLLCKPVAVDEFLVYFANTQPMEKVF is encoded by the coding sequence ATGGAACAAGAGAACCAGACAGTTGTTATAATAGACGACGAGCCCAGTACGCTTTTGCTACTTGAGCATGCTGTCTCAGCCATCGCCAATACGATTACCTGCTTAAACAGTTCGCAGGCCTTTGACATAATAGTAGCTCAACAGCCTGCCTTAATTATACTTGATATCAACATGCCTGAGTTGTCGGGCTTCGAATTGTGCGAGAGAGTTAAAGCGCGCCATACTACTGCTCATATACCGGTAATATTTGTAACCTCAAACAGTGATGCCAGTAATGAACGAAGGGCGCTGACTTTGGGCGCTATAGACTTTATTTCAAAACCAATTGATATAGAGTTGTGTCGTTTGAGAGTAAATAACCACCTATTGATGTCGCGCCAAAAGCGCATGCTAGCTAATGTCAATCAAGCGCTCGAAACCGAAAAACAGCAACTTGCTGTTACGCTGCGTTCTATAGCCGATGGCGTGATTTCAACCGATGAAAATGGTCTTATAACCTTCATCAATCCAGTGGCAGAGCGATTAACAGGCTATCTGGAGAAAGAAGCGTTAGGAAAACCCATCAACAACGTAATGAATTTACGCGATGTCCAAACCTCTGAGGCAATGCTTAATCCTGCGCTATATGCACTTGAGGTAAAGCGTCCCGTGGCGATGGCGTACAATACAACGTTAATGAGCCGACATGGTGATGTATTTCGAGTAGAAGATACAGCCTCTCCAATTATTGATGACAAGGGCAAATTGCTTGGGGCTGTTATTGTGTTCCAAGATGTATCTGAAGCGGTAGAGATGGCAGTAAGGATGACGCACATCACCAATCACGACCAGCTAACCGGCCTACCAAACCGCGTATTACTGCACGATAGAATTGTACAAGCCATATCTCGAAGCAAGGTGTTACAACAGAGTATTGCGCTACTTATTATCGATATCGACAATTTTAAATACCTAAATGATAGTCTTGGTCATAAAGTTGGAGATACAGTAATTCAGTCTATAGCAGAGCGCTTAGCATCCATTGTTGGCAATAACGCCACATTGGCGAGAGTTGGCGGTGATGAGTTTGCCTGTCTGCTATCTGATATTGGCTCCGGATTGAGCGCTGATAGTATCGCAATGGCCTGTCTGCAGGCCGGCAGAGTACCGATAGACCTTAATGGCAAATTGCATCAACTGAGCTTGAGTATAGGCATTAGTTTGTTCCCACAAGATGCATCAAATGCTGAAGAAATGATGCGTCATGCCGATACAGCCATGTATCGGTCGAAAACCAAAGGGAAAGATGCGTTTAGCTTCTTTTCAAAGGATTTACAACTCGCCATGCATAGACGGGTAGAGCTAGAAATACTCTTGCGCAACGCCATTGAAAAGAATCAACTGGCAATATTTTTGCAGCCCAAATACAGTTTTGCTGATAGAAGCGTGGTTGGTGCAGAGAGTTTAGTTCGGCTTTACGATGAAAATGGCAAGGTAATAGGCCCTGATGAATTTATACCGCTTGCTGAAGAAACGGGACTTATTCACCAGCTAGGGTATCAGGTGCTTCAAAAAAGCTGTGTATTGGTTGCCGAGTGCCATAAACGTGGCCAGGCACTTAAACTTGCAGTTAACGTGGCAGCGAAGCAGCTGGCAAACCCAAGTTTCGCTAAAGAGGTTGAGCAAATCATAACGGCGACAGGGATAGATGCCAGCTTGATTGAACTGGAAGTGACAGAGTCGGCTTTAATGCATGATTTTGAGCAAACCAAAGATATGCTAAACGCATTAGCGAACCTTGGGGTTAGCATTGCATTGGACGATTTTGGGACAGGTTACTCAAGTTTATCCTACTTGCGACAGTTTCCTCTTGATGTGCTCAAAATTGACCGTTCCTTTGTTATCGACATGGACCAAGAGCAGCAGGCGTTCGATATTGTAAGTGCTATTGTTCAATTAGCGCTAAGTCTGGATTTAAAGATAGTTGCTGAAGGTATAGAAAACGAAGCTCAGTTTGAAGCATTAGAAAAGCTGGGCTGCCATCTTGGGCAAGGGTACTTATTGTGTAAGCCGGTTGCGGTGGATGAGTTCCTTGTTTATTTTGCGAATACACAGCCCATGGAAAAAGTCTTCTAA
- a CDS encoding adenosine deaminase, giving the protein MSLSSIIKNTPKAELHLHIEGSLTPKLMWRLAEKHSITLPYASVEEIEAAYNFKDLQSFLDIYYAGAGVLIDEHDFFDLMWDYLTRCHEENIVHTEIMFDPQTHTERDVGFDVFMPGFLRAMQKAQEEYGISSFLIMSFLRHLPESSAFETLEAAKPYYRNIKAVGLDSSELGHPPSKFERVFKKAKDLGFKIVAHAGEEGPAAYIWEAIKLLDVDRIDHGVRCQEDESLMAYLKEKQIPLTVCPLSNLKLCVIDDMKQHNILALLDAGLLVTVNSDDPTYFGGFLNANFEALANSLDVNEETIKSLAINSFKASFLSEEDKAKYIQQVKNV; this is encoded by the coding sequence ATGTCGTTATCTTCCATTATAAAAAATACTCCAAAGGCCGAGCTACATCTGCATATAGAAGGTAGCTTAACGCCAAAACTTATGTGGCGCCTAGCAGAAAAGCACAGTATAACACTTCCGTATGCAAGCGTGGAAGAGATAGAAGCGGCATATAATTTCAAAGACCTACAAAGCTTCTTAGATATTTATTACGCTGGTGCAGGTGTACTTATTGATGAGCATGATTTCTTTGACCTAATGTGGGACTACCTTACCCGGTGTCACGAAGAAAACATTGTGCATACCGAAATTATGTTTGATCCCCAAACCCATACTGAGCGAGATGTCGGTTTTGATGTCTTTATGCCGGGCTTTCTGCGCGCCATGCAAAAGGCACAAGAAGAGTATGGTATCAGCAGCTTTTTAATCATGTCTTTCCTGAGACATTTACCAGAAAGTTCGGCGTTCGAAACACTAGAAGCAGCCAAGCCGTATTATCGAAACATTAAGGCCGTTGGGCTAGACAGTTCAGAGTTGGGGCATCCACCTTCAAAATTTGAGCGAGTTTTTAAAAAGGCGAAAGACCTCGGGTTCAAAATAGTCGCTCATGCTGGGGAAGAGGGGCCAGCGGCCTATATTTGGGAGGCAATAAAGCTTCTTGATGTGGATAGAATTGACCACGGTGTAAGGTGTCAAGAAGACGAGTCGCTTATGGCCTACCTAAAAGAAAAGCAGATCCCGCTTACTGTTTGCCCTTTGAGCAATTTAAAACTCTGTGTTATTGACGACATGAAGCAGCATAATATTTTGGCATTACTTGATGCAGGCTTATTGGTTACCGTTAACTCGGATGACCCTACCTACTTCGGGGGATTTTTAAATGCGAACTTTGAGGCCCTCGCAAATTCACTTGACGTGAACGAGGAAACCATTAAATCACTGGCAATTAATAGTTTTAAAGCGAGCTTTTTGAGCGAAGAGGACAAAGCGAAGTATATACAGCAGGTTAAAAACGTCTAA